In Mycolicibacterium mucogenicum DSM 44124, the following are encoded in one genomic region:
- a CDS encoding HTTM domain-containing protein: MTISVDRYLNAAVEKVQGSTRDAVRAWRTFWFHTEPGYTLGIVRITFGVLAFLWSLELGIDLYDKFAVDGIVPEAPTYPFLWGLFYVYQSHQAFLIGWIVLMVASIVMTVGWHSRLASIVVFVMIMSFERRNPWIFNSGDALIRIISLYLALSPCGAALSLDQRRRTGSFWTAQKIKMWSLRLLQVQVSIIYIGTVISKLHGDTWQNGTAVSYSLRLQDMLILPTPHWMTDTPLVANAMTWGTLLVEFAVGVLVWNKRWRTRVLIAGVFLHLTIMLTMVVGFFSIAMFVLYLSFVPWERSRAIALDVEQRLKALIRRQGHAGMAADDSSDTDVGNDASSIEDVPVSVLSAESANGDKPLSRRDTRAPTASPGVAKGDAVSATPRDAEAPMTLS; encoded by the coding sequence GTGACTATCTCGGTCGATCGGTACTTGAACGCCGCGGTTGAGAAGGTGCAGGGGTCCACTCGCGATGCGGTGCGTGCATGGCGGACGTTCTGGTTCCATACCGAGCCGGGGTACACGCTGGGTATCGTCCGTATCACCTTTGGTGTCTTGGCTTTTCTGTGGTCGCTCGAACTGGGTATAGACCTGTACGACAAGTTCGCCGTCGATGGCATCGTGCCGGAGGCGCCGACGTACCCGTTCTTGTGGGGATTGTTTTACGTCTATCAGAGTCACCAGGCGTTCCTGATCGGGTGGATCGTGTTGATGGTGGCGTCGATCGTCATGACCGTCGGCTGGCACAGCCGGCTCGCGTCGATCGTGGTTTTCGTCATGATCATGTCGTTCGAGCGGCGCAACCCGTGGATCTTCAATTCCGGTGATGCACTGATCCGCATCATCTCTCTGTACCTGGCGCTTTCGCCGTGTGGTGCGGCGTTGTCACTGGATCAGCGGAGGCGTACCGGGTCCTTCTGGACTGCGCAAAAGATCAAAATGTGGTCATTGCGGCTCTTGCAAGTCCAGGTCTCGATCATCTACATCGGCACCGTGATTTCTAAGCTGCATGGCGATACGTGGCAGAACGGAACCGCCGTTTCGTACTCGCTTCGGCTTCAGGACATGCTGATTCTGCCTACCCCCCACTGGATGACCGACACCCCGTTGGTGGCCAATGCCATGACCTGGGGCACTCTGCTGGTTGAGTTCGCGGTCGGTGTCTTGGTGTGGAATAAGCGTTGGCGCACAAGGGTATTGATCGCGGGCGTGTTCCTGCATCTGACGATCATGCTGACAATGGTTGTCGGGTTCTTCTCCATTGCGATGTTCGTGCTGTACCTCTCGTTCGTTCCGTGGGAGCGGTCGAGGGCTATCGCGCTCGACGTCGAGCAGCGACTGAAGGCGCTGATTCGGCGGCAAGGACATGCGGGCATGGCTGCCGACGATTCGAGTGACACTGATGTCGGCAATGATGCCTCCTCGATTGAAGATGTGCCTGTGTCCGTGCTCTCCGCTGAGTCGGCGAATGGTGATAAGCCGCTGAGCCGGCGCGACACTCGCGCGCCTACTGCGTCTCCTGGTGTGGCAAAAGGCGACGCCGTCTCGGCTACGCCGCGGGATGCCGAAGCGCCGATGACGCTTTCGTAG
- a CDS encoding ABC transporter permease codes for MTINAERIKLQTTRSPIWLILAVVVLGLGFAAIQAAALGPHGVLKPERAAIGVSVFGVPVLMILSAMSVTGEYRSGMIRTTFLATPNRAWALAAKAIVMAALSAVVTVLMVAGSIAFAASLVTAEQGDELSFASTEVWRAIGAMSLYAVLGAVLAVGLGGLLRHAAAVVAVVLLMPFVVEPVLGALPQVGARVGPWLPFGNAYTFTKTPWFQTFSLWWGPAGAALYFAAVAAAVFMLALVVVTRRDP; via the coding sequence ATGACCATCAACGCCGAACGGATCAAGCTGCAGACCACGCGATCGCCGATCTGGCTCATCCTGGCGGTGGTGGTTCTGGGGCTGGGTTTCGCCGCGATCCAGGCGGCCGCGCTGGGTCCCCACGGGGTGCTCAAGCCGGAGCGGGCGGCCATCGGCGTCAGTGTCTTCGGGGTGCCGGTGCTGATGATCCTGTCCGCGATGTCGGTCACCGGTGAATACCGCTCCGGCATGATCCGCACGACGTTCCTGGCCACCCCCAACAGGGCGTGGGCGCTGGCAGCGAAAGCGATTGTGATGGCGGCGCTTTCCGCTGTCGTCACCGTGCTCATGGTGGCGGGTTCGATCGCGTTCGCGGCGTCATTGGTGACCGCCGAGCAGGGGGATGAGTTGTCCTTCGCGAGCACCGAGGTGTGGCGCGCCATCGGCGCAATGTCCCTGTATGCCGTGCTGGGAGCGGTTCTGGCAGTCGGACTGGGTGGCTTGTTGCGGCACGCCGCAGCGGTGGTCGCGGTGGTGTTGTTGATGCCGTTCGTCGTGGAGCCGGTGCTCGGGGCGTTGCCTCAGGTCGGCGCACGAGTCGGGCCGTGGCTGCCCTTCGGGAACGCGTACACATTCACCAAGACTCCCTGGTTCCAGACGTTCTCGTTGTGGTGGGGACCGGCCGGCGCGGCCTTGTACTTCGCCGCGGTTGCGGCGGCGGTGTTCATGCTGGCGCTCGTGGTGGTCACCCGCCGCGATCCGTAG
- a CDS encoding ABC transporter ATP-binding protein, with product MIQLTGLTKVFGRKRAVDDLTCSVEPGFVTGFLGPNGAGKSTTMRMIVGLDRPTSGTATVLGKTYHELKHPLRSVGALLDARQVHPNRTARAHLRWLAASNKLPKSRVDEVLNIVGLTDVAGKQAGTFSLGMSQRLGIAVALLGDPEVLLFDEPVNGLDPEGIRWIRTLMRDLASEGRTVLVSSHLLAEMANTADRLLVIGRGQLISSSTMAEFLTSSGSDTIRVRSPQLERLQELLTAQDASAQLADGVLLVHGISTEQVGELAAGHGIVLHELAAQQASLEEAYMRLTDDAVDYRAVGAP from the coding sequence ATGATCCAGCTGACGGGATTGACAAAGGTTTTCGGGCGCAAACGTGCCGTCGATGATTTGACCTGTTCCGTCGAGCCCGGTTTCGTCACCGGCTTCCTCGGACCGAACGGCGCCGGCAAGTCCACCACGATGCGCATGATCGTCGGGCTGGACAGGCCGACCTCCGGCACCGCGACGGTGCTGGGCAAGACCTATCACGAGCTGAAGCATCCGCTGCGCAGCGTCGGTGCGCTGCTCGATGCCCGTCAGGTGCACCCCAACCGCACGGCCCGGGCGCACCTGCGGTGGCTGGCCGCCAGCAACAAATTGCCGAAATCCCGTGTCGACGAAGTGCTGAACATTGTCGGATTGACCGATGTCGCGGGTAAACAGGCCGGCACGTTCTCGCTCGGGATGTCGCAGCGGTTGGGCATCGCCGTGGCGCTGTTGGGTGATCCCGAAGTGCTGCTGTTCGACGAACCGGTGAACGGGCTGGACCCCGAGGGCATCAGGTGGATTCGGACGCTCATGCGGGACTTGGCATCCGAGGGCCGGACGGTGTTGGTGTCCAGTCATCTGCTGGCCGAGATGGCGAACACAGCGGACCGGCTGCTGGTGATCGGGCGGGGACAGTTGATCAGCTCGAGCACCATGGCGGAGTTCCTGACCAGCTCCGGGAGCGACACCATTCGGGTGCGCAGCCCGCAGCTGGAGCGTCTTCAAGAGTTGCTGACGGCGCAGGATGCGTCGGCGCAACTGGCGGACGGCGTGCTGCTGGTTCACGGAATCTCGACGGAGCAGGTGGGGGAGTTGGCTGCCGGTCACGGAATCGTGCTGCACGAACTGGCCGCCCAGCAGGCCTCGTTGGAGGAGGCGTACATGCGACTGACCGACGACGCCGTCGACTACCGGGCAGTGGGTGCGCCATGA
- a CDS encoding SGNH/GDSL hydrolase family protein, with protein sequence MTVRYVALGSSMAAGPGIAPGAPGAPKRSGRSAVNYPHLVADRLGYDLVDVTFSGATTAHVLTERQFGEPPQVDALDGSESLVTITIGGNDAGYVPMLGAACLPRFLRSVPLIGALLRGQLDATARDQALEAVGESLKTVGREVRRRAPQARVLFVDYLTLLPPAGVPAPPIGAADADLGRHIAARLAELTAVAAADTGCELVPVADASREHHAWSADPWTTAFHLPLPGRVAPLHPNAAGMRAVAQMVIERVSCA encoded by the coding sequence ATGACCGTGCGGTACGTCGCCCTCGGTAGTTCGATGGCCGCCGGACCCGGCATCGCGCCGGGCGCTCCCGGGGCGCCGAAGCGATCCGGCAGGTCGGCGGTCAACTACCCGCACCTGGTCGCCGACCGCCTCGGTTACGACCTTGTCGACGTGACGTTTTCGGGTGCCACCACCGCCCACGTGCTCACCGAACGGCAGTTCGGCGAGCCGCCGCAGGTGGACGCGCTCGACGGATCGGAGTCGCTGGTCACCATCACCATCGGCGGCAACGACGCCGGTTATGTGCCGATGCTCGGGGCCGCCTGCCTGCCCCGGTTCCTGCGGTCGGTGCCGCTCATCGGTGCGTTGCTGCGCGGGCAACTCGATGCGACGGCGCGGGACCAGGCCCTCGAAGCCGTGGGTGAGTCGTTGAAAACCGTTGGGCGAGAAGTACGTCGACGTGCACCGCAGGCCCGGGTGCTGTTCGTCGACTACCTGACGCTGCTGCCGCCGGCCGGTGTGCCTGCGCCACCCATCGGTGCGGCCGATGCCGATCTGGGCCGGCACATCGCTGCCCGGCTGGCCGAGCTGACGGCCGTGGCCGCCGCGGACACGGGATGTGAACTGGTGCCGGTCGCCGATGCCAGCCGCGAACACCACGCGTGGTCGGCCGATCCCTGGACCACGGCGTTCCACCTGCCGCTGCCGGGCCGGGTGGCGCCATTACATCCCAATGCCGCGGGTATGCGCGCCGTCGCGCAGATGGTGATCGAACGCGTATCGTGCGCCTGA
- a CDS encoding thiazole synthase yields MGTGGAANLSILEEALVASGTELTTVAMRRVDAETGTGVLDLLNKLGIAALPNTAGCRGAAEAVLTAQLAREALQTNWVKLEVIADERTLLPDAIELVRAAEQLVDDGFIVLPYTNDDPVLARRLEDTGCAAVMPLGAPIGTGLGISNPHNIEMIVAAAGVPVVLDAGIGTASDAALAMELGCDAVLLATAVTRAADPPMMAAAMAAAVTAGRLASRAGRVPKRFWAQASSPAL; encoded by the coding sequence ATGGGTACCGGCGGTGCGGCGAATCTGTCGATCCTGGAGGAGGCGCTCGTCGCCTCGGGTACCGAGCTGACCACGGTCGCGATGCGGCGCGTCGACGCCGAAACCGGTACCGGTGTACTCGATCTGCTGAACAAGCTCGGCATCGCGGCACTGCCCAACACAGCCGGCTGTCGTGGTGCGGCCGAAGCGGTACTGACGGCGCAGCTGGCGCGCGAGGCGTTGCAGACCAACTGGGTGAAACTCGAAGTGATCGCCGACGAGCGCACCCTGTTGCCCGACGCCATCGAATTGGTGCGCGCCGCAGAACAATTGGTGGACGACGGCTTCATTGTCCTGCCCTACACCAACGACGACCCGGTGTTGGCGCGGCGACTGGAGGACACCGGCTGCGCGGCGGTGATGCCGTTGGGCGCGCCGATCGGCACCGGGCTGGGTATCTCCAACCCGCACAACATCGAGATGATCGTCGCGGCCGCCGGGGTGCCGGTGGTGCTCGACGCCGGCATCGGCACGGCAAGTGATGCCGCCTTGGCCATGGAACTGGGTTGTGACGCAGTGCTTCTCGCGACCGCGGTGACCCGGGCCGCCGATCCCCCGATGATGGCCGCCGCCATGGCCGCCGCGGTCACCGCGGGCCGGCTGGCGTCGCGGGCCGGTCGCGTGCCCAAGCGGTTCTGGGCACAGGCATCCAGCCCGGCGCTATGA
- the thiS gene encoding sulfur carrier protein ThiS yields the protein MLITVNNESVEIREGTTVAELIGTLGFPDKGIAVAVDWTVLPRSEWDDVLAEGAKIEVVTAVQGG from the coding sequence GTGCTGATCACGGTCAACAACGAGAGCGTGGAGATTCGCGAGGGCACCACGGTAGCCGAATTGATTGGCACACTGGGCTTTCCGGACAAGGGCATCGCCGTCGCCGTCGACTGGACGGTGCTGCCGCGGTCGGAATGGGACGACGTCCTGGCCGAGGGTGCCAAGATCGAGGTCGTGACGGCGGTGCAAGGTGGCTGA
- the thiO gene encoding glycine oxidase ThiO encodes MPSSIAVIGGGVIGLAVARRAALDGWSVRVHRAEEPGASWVAGGMLAPHSEGWPGEQDQLQLGLDSLALWHDGFLDGLPDDVVTARDSLVVAVDRADASDVRTVADWLAAQGHPVTVTTAARDVEPLLAQGIRHGFRAETELAVDNRLVVEGLIAHCDRLGVQWAGPVASLDETRDADITVLANGIDAPALWPGLPVRPVKGEILRLRWRKGCMPVPQRVIRARVHGRQVYLVPRADGVVAGATQYEHGRDTAPSVTGVRDILDDACAVIPALGEYELAECAAGLRPMTPDGLPIVGWLDDRTLAATGHGRNGFLLSAWTAQRVSELLAGDAREKVALC; translated from the coding sequence GTGCCGTCGAGCATTGCCGTCATTGGAGGCGGCGTCATCGGCCTGGCCGTGGCGCGCCGCGCGGCACTCGACGGCTGGTCCGTGCGCGTGCACCGCGCCGAGGAGCCCGGTGCCTCATGGGTGGCCGGCGGCATGCTCGCGCCGCACTCCGAGGGCTGGCCGGGTGAGCAGGACCAGTTGCAGCTGGGACTGGATTCCCTGGCGCTGTGGCATGACGGCTTTCTCGACGGCCTGCCCGACGACGTGGTGACGGCGCGCGACTCGCTGGTGGTGGCGGTCGACCGGGCGGACGCGAGCGACGTGCGTACCGTCGCCGACTGGCTGGCGGCGCAGGGGCATCCCGTCACGGTGACCACCGCCGCCCGTGACGTCGAACCCCTGCTGGCGCAGGGGATTCGGCACGGCTTCCGGGCGGAGACCGAACTTGCTGTCGACAACCGGCTGGTGGTCGAGGGCCTGATCGCGCACTGCGACCGCCTGGGTGTGCAATGGGCCGGGCCGGTCGCGTCACTGGACGAGACGCGCGACGCCGACATCACCGTGCTGGCCAACGGCATCGACGCCCCGGCACTGTGGCCCGGCCTGCCGGTGCGTCCGGTGAAGGGCGAGATTCTGCGGCTGCGGTGGCGCAAGGGCTGTATGCCGGTGCCGCAGCGGGTGATTCGCGCTCGGGTGCACGGCCGGCAGGTGTATCTGGTGCCCCGTGCGGACGGTGTGGTCGCGGGTGCCACGCAGTACGAGCACGGCCGCGACACCGCGCCTTCGGTCACCGGCGTGCGGGACATTCTTGATGACGCCTGCGCGGTGATACCCGCGCTCGGCGAATACGAACTGGCCGAATGCGCTGCGGGACTGCGGCCGATGACCCCGGACGGCCTGCCGATCGTGGGCTGGCTCGATGACCGCACCCTGGCGGCCACCGGTCACGGGCGCAACGGTTTTCTGCTGTCCGCGTGGACCGCACAACGGGTTTCGGAACTGCTGGCCGGCGATGCGAGAGAGAAGGTGGCACTGTGCTGA
- the thiE gene encoding thiamine phosphate synthase, with protein sequence MSKATQRLQSASLYLCTDARRERGDLAEFADAALAGGVDIIQLRDKGSAGEAQFGPLEAKQELEALEVLADAARRHGALFAVNDRADIARGAHADVLHLGQDDLPLPLAREIVGPDPLFGRSTHDEQQLAVSVTEDVDYFCVGPCWPTPTKPGRTAPGLDLVRAAAATGTDKPWFAIGGIDLARVPEVVAAGARRIVVVRAITAADDPAAAARALKQALPTN encoded by the coding sequence GTGTCTAAAGCCACCCAGCGTCTGCAGTCCGCGTCCCTCTATCTGTGCACCGACGCCCGCCGGGAGCGTGGTGACCTGGCCGAGTTCGCCGACGCGGCACTCGCCGGTGGCGTGGACATCATCCAGTTGCGGGACAAGGGCTCGGCCGGTGAAGCGCAGTTCGGCCCGCTCGAGGCCAAGCAGGAGCTGGAAGCGCTCGAGGTGCTCGCCGACGCGGCACGGCGGCACGGCGCGCTGTTCGCGGTGAACGACCGGGCCGACATCGCCCGCGGCGCGCACGCCGACGTGCTGCACCTGGGCCAGGACGATCTGCCGCTGCCGCTGGCCCGCGAGATCGTCGGGCCGGATCCGTTGTTCGGCCGCTCGACGCACGACGAGCAGCAGCTGGCGGTCTCGGTGACCGAGGATGTCGACTACTTCTGCGTCGGCCCGTGCTGGCCGACGCCGACCAAGCCGGGCCGCACCGCGCCGGGCCTGGATCTGGTCCGGGCGGCGGCCGCCACCGGCACCGACAAACCGTGGTTCGCCATCGGTGGCATCGACCTGGCGCGTGTCCCCGAGGTGGTGGCCGCCGGTGCGCGGCGCATCGTCGTGGTCCGGGCGATCACCGCTGCCGACGACCCGGCCGCGGCGGCCCGGGCACTCAAGCAGGCGCTGCCTACGAACTGA
- a CDS encoding NUDIX hydrolase, protein MQGDGDGWVLAADGSYFWGRHGAAGLLLRAPQPGGGAAVLLQYRAPWSHQGGTWALPGGARDSHETVEEAAVREAYEEAGLLAEQLTVRTTVVTAIALGEVWTYTTVIADAPEQLETVPNRESVELRWVSEDDVASLPLHPGFAASWEQLRSVTAGIPLSS, encoded by the coding sequence GTGCAGGGCGACGGTGACGGATGGGTGCTCGCGGCTGACGGCTCCTACTTCTGGGGTCGCCACGGCGCGGCCGGACTTCTGCTGCGGGCGCCGCAGCCGGGTGGCGGAGCGGCGGTGCTGCTGCAGTACCGCGCGCCGTGGAGCCATCAAGGCGGTACCTGGGCACTACCGGGTGGGGCGCGCGACAGCCACGAGACGGTCGAGGAGGCCGCGGTCCGCGAGGCCTACGAAGAGGCCGGCCTGCTGGCCGAACAGCTGACGGTCAGGACCACCGTCGTCACCGCGATCGCGCTCGGTGAGGTATGGACCTACACCACGGTGATCGCCGACGCGCCCGAACAACTCGAGACGGTGCCCAACCGGGAGAGCGTCGAGCTGCGGTGGGTCTCCGAGGACGACGTCGCGTCGCTGCCGCTGCATCCCGGATTCGCCGCCAGCTGGGAACAGCTGCGCAGCGTGACGGCGGGTATCCCGCTCAGTTCGTAG
- the glnX gene encoding protein kinase G-activating protein GlnX — protein MTVELAHPSTEPVVSRTPGTPAHTRWWFMWTTPGRILLIGLMLASLVLACAFATSTTIHARQQALTTVLDHTEPLAFAAGQLYTTLSVADAAAATAFIAGSEPVDVRQRYEQAITDAAVAVTAASSGLTDEPMVKVLGHINAELAVYTGLVETARTNNRAGNPVGSSYLSEASWLMQTQILPDAQRLYENTSARVNSETSGSSQVPAPVILVVAATLMFGFFSNRWLAQHTRRRVNIGFVAGGMAVLIMIIWIGATLIISTTDTRHARNAAASLQTVTSMAITAQQARADETLSLIRRGDESVRKQSYYHRVDDLQQRLAEYMRRPDAIGKNDLSGADQLIRRWRAADDRINAYISTGNYQSATQVALGTSEDDSTPAFDKLDEALSKAIDESRKQLRSDILNGRQALSGATVGAAALSLAAALAVALGLWPRLSEYR, from the coding sequence GTGACGGTGGAGTTGGCGCACCCTTCGACCGAGCCCGTGGTGTCTCGGACGCCCGGGACCCCCGCGCACACTCGATGGTGGTTCATGTGGACCACGCCCGGCCGCATCCTGCTGATCGGGTTGATGCTCGCCAGCCTGGTCCTGGCCTGCGCCTTCGCGACCTCGACCACGATCCACGCCCGCCAGCAGGCCCTGACCACGGTGCTCGACCACACCGAGCCACTGGCGTTCGCGGCCGGCCAGCTCTACACCACGCTGTCGGTCGCCGACGCCGCCGCCGCCACCGCCTTCATCGCGGGTTCGGAGCCGGTGGATGTCCGGCAGCGCTACGAGCAGGCCATCACCGACGCCGCGGTCGCGGTCACCGCCGCGTCCAGCGGCCTGACCGACGAACCGATGGTGAAAGTGCTCGGGCACATCAATGCCGAGCTGGCGGTCTACACCGGCCTGGTGGAGACGGCCCGGACCAACAACCGTGCGGGCAACCCGGTGGGTTCGTCGTACCTGTCCGAGGCCTCGTGGCTGATGCAGACGCAGATCCTGCCCGACGCCCAGCGGCTCTACGAGAACACGTCGGCGCGCGTGAACTCGGAGACCAGCGGCTCGTCGCAGGTGCCCGCGCCGGTGATCCTCGTGGTCGCGGCGACGCTGATGTTCGGCTTCTTCTCGAACCGGTGGCTGGCCCAGCACACCCGCCGTCGCGTCAACATCGGTTTCGTCGCCGGCGGCATGGCGGTGCTGATCATGATCATCTGGATCGGGGCGACCCTCATCATCTCGACCACGGACACCCGGCATGCCCGCAACGCCGCCGCATCACTGCAAACCGTGACGAGCATGGCCATCACGGCGCAGCAGGCCCGCGCGGACGAGACGCTGTCGCTGATCCGGCGCGGCGACGAGAGCGTCCGCAAGCAGTCCTACTACCACCGCGTCGACGACCTCCAACAGCGGCTGGCGGAGTACATGCGGCGGCCCGACGCGATCGGCAAGAACGACCTGTCGGGCGCCGATCAGCTGATCCGCCGCTGGCGCGCCGCCGACGACCGGATCAATGCCTACATCTCCACCGGCAACTACCAGTCCGCCACCCAGGTGGCCCTGGGAACGAGCGAAGACGATTCGACGCCGGCCTTCGACAAGCTCGACGAAGCCCTCTCGAAGGCCATCGACGAAAGCCGCAAGCAGCTGCGCAGCGACATCCTGAACGGGCGCCAGGCCCTGTCCGGCGCGACGGTCGGCGCGGCGGCATTGAGCCTCGCTGCGGCACTCGCGGTGGCGCTCGGGCTGTGGCCGAGGTTGAGTGAATACCGATGA
- a CDS encoding glutamate ABC transporter substrate-binding protein, translated as MSFTMRSRLVLAMVAVLVAAGCGEAPPPVAPQNITIAPPTPAGMEVQTAVPDLGPEDKSDCTASLRPFPTPEAAAAAVTNIKERGRLIVGLDIGSNLFTFRDPITGQITGFDVDIAGEVARDIFGTPSQVEYRILSDNDRISALQHNLVDIVVKTMSITCDRRKLVNFSAEYFSAKQRILTTRTSDIRRATDLPGKRVCVVKATTSKARLQRITPPPVLVEAVTWADCLVALQQRQADAVSTDDAILAGLVAQDPYLHIVGPNMAEEPYGIGINLNNTGLVRFVNGTLERIRRDGTWNTLYRKWLTVLGSTPNPPVPRYSD; from the coding sequence ATGAGTTTCACGATGCGTTCCCGGTTGGTCCTGGCGATGGTCGCGGTGCTGGTGGCCGCCGGCTGCGGCGAGGCCCCACCGCCCGTCGCGCCGCAGAACATCACCATCGCGCCGCCGACACCCGCGGGCATGGAGGTGCAGACCGCGGTTCCGGACCTGGGCCCGGAGGACAAGTCGGACTGCACCGCGAGCCTGCGGCCGTTCCCGACGCCCGAGGCCGCCGCGGCGGCCGTCACCAACATCAAGGAGCGCGGCCGGCTGATCGTCGGCCTCGACATCGGCAGCAATCTGTTCACGTTCCGCGACCCGATCACCGGACAGATCACCGGATTCGACGTCGACATCGCCGGTGAGGTGGCCCGCGACATCTTCGGCACCCCGTCCCAGGTCGAGTACCGGATCCTGTCGGACAACGACCGGATCTCGGCGCTGCAGCACAACCTCGTCGACATCGTGGTGAAGACCATGAGCATCACCTGCGACCGGCGCAAGCTCGTCAACTTCTCGGCCGAGTACTTCTCGGCCAAACAACGGATCCTCACCACCCGCACCTCCGACATCCGCCGAGCCACGGATCTGCCGGGCAAGCGGGTGTGCGTGGTGAAGGCCACCACCTCGAAGGCACGCCTGCAGCGCATCACCCCGCCGCCGGTCCTCGTGGAAGCGGTGACCTGGGCGGACTGCCTGGTGGCGTTGCAGCAGCGGCAGGCCGACGCCGTGTCGACCGATGACGCGATCCTGGCCGGCCTGGTGGCGCAGGACCCGTACCTGCACATCGTCGGCCCCAACATGGCCGAGGAGCCCTACGGCATCGGCATCAACCTCAACAACACCGGGCTGGTGCGGTTCGTCAACGGGACGTTGGAGCGGATTCGCCGCGACGGCACGTGGAACACCTTGTACCGCAAGTGGTTGACCGTGCTGGGCTCGACGCCGAACCCGCCCGTACCGAGGTACAGCGACTGA
- a CDS encoding cytochrome c oxidase assembly protein has translation MLLGIGALVRLRRRMSRAQRWCFGIAIAVWAVATLSAIALYAPLLFWVRALQVLFLLYLVPFFLALSRPVSLMGATLDPVLNSVVARVLLSPPVTSVLMLVTPWLLYLTPWYVASMTGPLASLTRIVLLGIGFGYFYARLQVDPVPRRYPPLLSIGISVAEGLGDGILGLVLWLGPVIAYDYYAGLHRGFGPSIRQDQSYGAGILWILGDVVGVPFILLLMRALGSDERRKAAEVDAELDAPEPELEAPSSGLWWQNDPQLRDRYR, from the coding sequence ATGCTGCTCGGCATCGGTGCGCTGGTGCGGCTGCGCCGACGCATGTCGCGGGCCCAGCGGTGGTGCTTCGGCATCGCCATCGCGGTCTGGGCGGTGGCCACCCTCAGCGCCATCGCGCTATATGCGCCATTGCTGTTCTGGGTGCGCGCGCTGCAGGTCCTGTTCCTGCTGTACCTCGTGCCGTTCTTCCTCGCGCTGAGCCGGCCGGTCTCGCTGATGGGAGCAACGCTCGACCCCGTGCTGAATTCCGTTGTCGCGCGCGTACTTCTGTCACCCCCGGTGACCTCCGTGCTGATGCTGGTGACGCCATGGCTGCTGTACCTGACGCCGTGGTACGTCGCCTCGATGACCGGCCCGCTCGCGTCGCTGACGCGAATTGTCCTGCTGGGTATCGGTTTCGGCTACTTCTATGCCCGCCTGCAGGTCGACCCGGTGCCGCGGCGGTACCCGCCGCTGTTGTCCATCGGCATCAGTGTGGCCGAGGGTCTCGGGGATGGCATCCTCGGGCTGGTGCTGTGGCTGGGCCCGGTGATCGCCTACGACTACTACGCGGGGCTGCATCGTGGGTTCGGCCCGAGCATTCGCCAGGACCAGAGCTACGGTGCCGGGATCCTGTGGATTCTGGGTGACGTCGTGGGCGTGCCGTTCATCCTGCTGCTGATGCGCGCCTTGGGTTCTGACGAGCGGCGCAAGGCGGCGGAGGTCGATGCCGAGTTGGACGCTCCCGAGCCGGAACTCGAGGCGCCGTCGAGCGGCCTCTGGTGGCAGAACGATCCGCAGCTGCGGGACCGCTATCGCTGA